The proteins below are encoded in one region of Thermococcus peptonophilus:
- a CDS encoding RNA ligase, producing MVSSYFKNLLLKLGLPEERLEILEGKGALAEDEFEGIRYVRFRDSARNFRRGTVVFETGEAVLGFPHIKRVVQLENGIRRVFKNKPFYVEEKVDGYNVRVVKVNDKILAITRGGFLCPFTTERIEDFVNFDFFKDYPNLVLVGEMAGPESPYLVEGPPYVKKDIEFFLFDIQEKGSGRSLPVEERYRLAEEYGIPQVERFGLYDSSKVGELKELIERLSEEKREGIVMKSPDMKRIAKYVTPYANINDIKIGSHIFFDLPHGYFMQRIKRLAFYLAENHVKGEEFENYAKALGIALLRPFVESIHEVANGGEVDETFTVRVKNITTAHKMVTHFERLGVEIHIEDIEDLGNGYWGITFKRVYPDATREIRELWNGLAFVD from the coding sequence ATGGTAAGCTCGTACTTCAAGAACCTGCTCCTCAAGCTGGGTCTTCCAGAGGAGAGGCTAGAGATCCTTGAAGGAAAGGGAGCCTTAGCCGAGGACGAGTTCGAGGGAATCAGGTACGTCCGCTTCAGGGATTCAGCGAGGAACTTCCGGAGGGGAACCGTGGTATTCGAAACTGGGGAGGCTGTTCTCGGGTTTCCGCACATAAAGCGCGTTGTTCAGCTCGAGAACGGGATAAGGCGCGTTTTCAAGAACAAACCCTTCTACGTGGAGGAGAAGGTTGACGGCTACAACGTTCGTGTCGTCAAGGTAAATGATAAGATTCTTGCGATAACGAGGGGTGGCTTCCTCTGTCCCTTCACGACTGAGAGAATTGAAGATTTTGTAAACTTCGATTTCTTCAAGGACTATCCAAACCTCGTCTTGGTCGGTGAGATGGCCGGGCCTGAGAGTCCCTACCTAGTTGAGGGGCCGCCCTACGTCAAGAAGGACATAGAGTTCTTTCTCTTCGACATCCAGGAGAAGGGAAGTGGGAGGAGCCTCCCAGTTGAGGAAAGATACAGGCTGGCTGAAGAGTACGGAATCCCGCAGGTGGAGCGCTTCGGCCTCTACGACTCTTCCAAGGTTGGGGAGCTGAAAGAGCTTATCGAGCGGCTCAGCGAGGAGAAAAGAGAGGGCATAGTTATGAAGAGCCCGGACATGAAGAGAATAGCAAAGTACGTCACTCCCTACGCCAACATCAACGACATAAAGATAGGCTCGCACATCTTCTTTGACCTGCCCCACGGCTACTTCATGCAGAGGATAAAGAGGCTCGCCTTCTATCTCGCTGAGAACCACGTCAAGGGAGAGGAGTTCGAGAATTATGCAAAAGCCCTTGGCATTGCCCTCCTGAGGCCCTTCGTCGAGAGCATTCATGAAGTTGCCAACGGCGGCGAGGTTGACGAGACCTTCACCGTCCGCGTCAAGAACATCACAACGGCACACAAAATGGTAACACACTTCGAGAGGCTCGGAGTTGAGATACATATCGAGGACATTGAAGACCTCGGCAACGGCTACTGGGGGATAACATTCAAGCGGGTCTATCCGGACGCGACGAGGGAAATCCGAGAGCTGTGGAATGGGCTGGCGTTCGTAGACTGA
- a CDS encoding alpha-crystallin domain-containing protein — translation MGFMGLRKAYFLKDSSLEGGVLVAPAAYWMPIFGKKERKKKTYAEIIRELSEKYRLPEDVIRAIGKAHLALDGLCIISEADRPENNIERVKKL, via the coding sequence TTGGGATTTATGGGACTTCGAAAGGCTTATTTCCTCAAAGACTCAAGTTTAGAGGGTGGTGTCCTTGTCGCTCCTGCCGCTTACTGGATGCCCATCTTCGGGAAGAAGGAGAGGAAAAAGAAGACGTACGCGGAAATTATAAGGGAACTTTCAGAGAAGTATAGGTTGCCAGAAGATGTCATACGAGCAATAGGGAAAGCCCACCTCGCTTTAGACGGATTATGTATTATTTCTGAAGCAGATAGACCGGAAAATAACATAGAGAGGGTAAAAAAGCTATAG
- a CDS encoding putative RNA uridine N3 methyltransferase — translation MAWHVFIPDSLLEETDDPKIRTYKVGQIARACSIFGVEHIWIYRAGGRDGKFIKTVFEYAETPQYLRKRLFPLMPELKYVGVIPPLRTPHHKLKGRPRIGEIREGFAFRKGRRIYADIGLDELAVVEGNVEGRATFKIVSTRPLRVVPTKPEEYWGYRVHLTRKSLAKTLKKAGLDLVIATSRKGRDIREVEVPPLEGEVGFVFGSPRKGVMELLGEEKFEFHLILNTIPNQRTETVRTEEALLATLAIFNLIRRD, via the coding sequence ATGGCCTGGCACGTCTTTATTCCCGATTCGCTCCTTGAAGAGACGGATGATCCAAAGATCAGAACGTACAAGGTCGGACAGATAGCCAGGGCCTGCTCAATCTTCGGCGTCGAGCACATCTGGATTTACAGGGCCGGCGGTAGGGACGGAAAGTTCATCAAGACTGTCTTCGAGTACGCGGAAACCCCCCAGTACCTCAGGAAGAGGCTGTTCCCGCTGATGCCCGAGCTCAAGTACGTGGGAGTGATACCGCCGCTGAGGACTCCCCACCACAAGCTCAAGGGAAGACCGAGGATCGGCGAAATCCGCGAGGGCTTTGCCTTCAGGAAGGGAAGAAGGATCTACGCGGACATAGGCCTCGACGAGCTGGCGGTCGTTGAAGGGAACGTCGAAGGGCGCGCAACGTTCAAAATCGTCTCGACAAGACCTCTGAGGGTCGTCCCGACAAAACCAGAGGAATACTGGGGCTACAGGGTTCACCTCACGAGGAAGTCGCTGGCGAAAACACTTAAAAAGGCCGGGCTTGATCTGGTCATCGCGACCTCGAGGAAGGGTCGCGACATAAGAGAGGTTGAGGTTCCCCCGCTCGAGGGGGAAGTTGGTTTCGTGTTCGGCTCACCGAGGAAAGGCGTGATGGAGCTCCTCGGCGAGGAGAAGTTTGAGTTCCATCTAATCCTCAACACCATTCCAAATCAGCGGACTGAAACGGTCCGCACCGAGGAGGCATTGCTTGCAACCCTCGCGATATTTAATCTCATAAGGAGGGATTGA
- a CDS encoding ATP-binding protein translates to MIRKFVNRKRELEVLEELYSRGANMIVVYGRRRVGKTTLLRKFLEGKRGIYFLCSQRGYEKDLERFSEEVSEFLGMPVRFGSFEDAFRFLAKQEKLVVVIDEFPYLIEAYKPIVSVFQEIVDLIIKDSQVTLILSGSSVGMMEREVLGYKAPLYGRVRGIMKLKPFRFFDMVEWYGSDFERLVRLYGVTWGVPRYMELLKDGSDEEIIANFFEPTAFLFNEARLLLMEELRNPTTYAQIIEAIALGKTKLTEIAQYAMMEAKDVPAYLRVLQELGIVKREVPVTKKVSKRGIYTIEDEYFRFYYRFVSPHYEDIEALNPEPAIEDFRKNFNTYLGTTFEKVAREFLIMLSAKGHLPSRYHRFGRWWHKGEEIDLVALNEREKKALFVEVKWKDLSEREARGVLKDLERKAVLTGLDGWEKSYGLVAKSVEGKEELREEGWLVWDLWDFERLISSKTQV, encoded by the coding sequence ATGATCCGTAAATTCGTGAACAGAAAACGGGAGCTTGAGGTGCTGGAGGAGCTCTACAGCAGAGGGGCGAACATGATTGTAGTGTATGGGCGGAGGAGAGTTGGTAAAACAACACTCCTGAGAAAGTTCCTTGAGGGCAAGAGGGGGATTTACTTCCTCTGCTCTCAGAGGGGGTATGAAAAAGACCTCGAACGGTTCTCGGAGGAAGTGAGTGAGTTCCTTGGCATGCCGGTGAGGTTCGGGAGCTTTGAGGACGCTTTTAGATTCCTTGCAAAGCAGGAAAAGCTCGTAGTGGTAATCGATGAGTTCCCCTATCTCATAGAGGCCTACAAGCCCATAGTTTCAGTGTTCCAGGAGATAGTAGACCTCATAATCAAGGACTCCCAGGTCACCCTCATCCTCTCGGGCTCAAGTGTGGGGATGATGGAGCGGGAGGTTCTGGGCTACAAGGCCCCCCTCTACGGCAGGGTTAGGGGTATAATGAAGCTGAAGCCCTTCAGGTTCTTTGACATGGTGGAGTGGTACGGGAGCGATTTTGAGAGGCTCGTTCGTCTCTACGGCGTCACCTGGGGAGTTCCGAGGTACATGGAGCTTTTAAAGGACGGGAGCGACGAGGAGATAATCGCGAACTTCTTCGAGCCAACGGCTTTCCTCTTCAACGAGGCGAGGCTTCTGCTGATGGAGGAGCTTAGAAATCCGACGACCTACGCCCAGATCATCGAGGCCATAGCCCTGGGGAAGACGAAGCTCACTGAGATCGCCCAGTACGCGATGATGGAGGCGAAGGACGTCCCGGCCTACCTTCGGGTTCTCCAGGAGCTTGGAATAGTCAAGCGCGAGGTTCCGGTCACCAAAAAGGTCTCGAAGAGGGGGATCTACACAATCGAGGACGAGTACTTCCGCTTCTACTACCGCTTCGTCAGCCCGCACTACGAGGACATAGAGGCCCTCAATCCTGAGCCCGCCATAGAGGACTTCAGGAAGAACTTCAACACCTATCTGGGGACTACCTTCGAAAAGGTCGCGAGGGAGTTCCTGATAATGCTCTCAGCCAAGGGGCACCTTCCCAGCAGGTACCACCGCTTCGGCCGTTGGTGGCACAAAGGGGAAGAGATTGACCTTGTTGCCTTGAACGAGCGTGAAAAGAAGGCGCTGTTCGTTGAAGTCAAGTGGAAGGATTTGAGCGAGAGGGAAGCGAGAGGGGTTTTGAAGGACTTGGAGAGGAAGGCTGTGCTTACAGGTCTCGATGGATGGGAGAAGAGCTATGGGCTTGTGGCTAAAAGCGTCGAGGGAAAGGAAGAGCTTAGAGAAGAGGGCTGGCTGGTTTGGGATTTATGGGACTTCGAAAGGCTTATTTCCTCAAAGACTCAAGTTTAG